A portion of the Candidatus Auribacterota bacterium genome contains these proteins:
- a CDS encoding PQQ-binding-like beta-propeller repeat protein — MKLSKGFFVFPFLRLIHHHPSREVSYEKVLFITLVAAMALLVNYTACGQLQPGSPWPMFHYNERHTGLSDYTGPSVPSLAWSYRAAAEVGSSPALGSDGRLYVGSAYGDKNIYCLNSAGGLAWSYLTAYEVYSSPALGSDGRLYVGSGYGDKNIYSLEQEPTATPTITPTPTITPTETPIPPTETPIPPTETPIPPTETPIPPTSTPTDTPVPPTSTPTDTPEPPTETPSAPTSTPTATPIVFVPFNIRLGHPVQPPTGILSIFIDVTVNGTSYAGVPCLPYIAVNAGGKMYYIVSGNKLATKKTPYLSNGKAKYFQLYENIINLDAATIPFSGLAPGR; from the coding sequence ATGAAGCTCTCAAAAGGTTTCTTCGTTTTTCCGTTTCTTCGCTTAATCCACCATCATCCCAGTCGGGAGGTGAGCTATGAAAAAGTTTTATTTATTACACTCGTTGCAGCCATGGCGCTTCTTGTGAATTACACTGCCTGCGGGCAGCTCCAGCCGGGCTCCCCCTGGCCGATGTTTCATTACAACGAAAGGCACACGGGTCTGAGCGATTACACCGGCCCATCCGTGCCGTCTCTGGCGTGGAGTTATCGCGCGGCGGCCGAGGTGGGTTCATCTCCTGCGCTTGGGAGTGACGGGAGGCTTTATGTCGGGTCCGCCTATGGCGATAAAAATATATACTGCCTGAACTCAGCGGGCGGGCTGGCGTGGAGTTATCTCACGGCGTACGAGGTGTATTCCTCTCCTGCGCTTGGGAGTGACGGCAGGCTTTATGTCGGGTCCGGCTATGGTGATAAAAATATATACTCCCTTGAACAGGAACCGACTGCAACTCCCACGATAACACCTACACCCACGATAACACCGACCGAGACGCCCATCCCGCCGACAGAAACACCCATCCCACCGACGGAGACACCCATCCCGCCGACAGAGACGCCCATTCCGCCGACAAGCACACCGACTGATACACCGGTGCCGCCGACATCTACGCCCACGGACACGCCGGAGCCGCCGACAGAGACGCCTTCTGCACCCACATCAACGCCCACGGCCACACCCATCGTCTTTGTGCCGTTCAACATCAGGCTCGGGCATCCTGTGCAGCCGCCAACGGGCATCCTCAGCATCTTCATAGATGTTACGGTCAATGGAACCTCCTATGCGGGAGTCCCGTGCCTCCCCTACATCGCCGTCAATGCCGGGGGCAAGATGTACTACATCGTGAGCGGCAACAAGCTCGCGACCAAGAAGACCCCGTACCTGAGCAACGGGAAGGCAAAATACTTCCAGTTGTACGAGAACATCATTAATCTCGATGCGGCCACTATACCCTTCTCGGGCCTTGCGCCGGGGCGC